From the genome of Pieris rapae chromosome 5, ilPieRapa1.1, whole genome shotgun sequence, one region includes:
- the LOC111003527 gene encoding sodium channel protein para isoform X8 — translation MSEDLDSISEEEQSLFRPFTRESLAVIEARIAEEHAKQKELEKKRAEGETDLGRTKKKKEVRYDDEDEDEGPQPDATLEQGLPLPVRMQGSFPPELSSTPLEDIDPFYQNQTTFVVISKGRDIFRFSATDALWMLDPFNPIRRVAIYILVHPLFSLFIITTILVNCILMIMPTTPTVESTEVIFTGIYTFESAVKVMARGFILQPFTYLRDAWNWLDFVVIALAYVTMGIDLGNLAALRTFRVLRALKTVAIVPGLKTIVGAVIESVKNLRDVIILTMFSLSVFALMGLQIYMGVLTQKCVKVFPEDGSWGNLTDENWERFCQNETNWYSENDDYPLCGNSSGAGTCEPGYICLQGYGPNPNYGYTSFDTFGWAFLSAFRLMTQDYWENLYQLVLRSAGSWHVLFFVVIIFLGSFYLVNLILAIVAMSYDELQKKAEEEEQAEEEALREAEQKAAARADKQEAREQHAREQAAAAEAAAYAEAHPAKSPSDFSCQSYELFVNQERGNQDDNTRERMSLRSDPFQDSVSTQPTHKPANDTHHDTARRQRKVSMVPHPERINKYGQLSYGPLREGSQASLSLPGSPFNLRRGSRGSHQMALRPNGRNRYPPGADRKPLVLSTYLDAQEHLPYADDSNAVTPMSEENGAIIIPVYYANLGSRHSSYTSHQSRLSYTSHGDLLGGKAQTKEAKLRGRSASRNHSITSQPHAYALPRQESSLVSRPLREYEVSTTECTDEAGKVLKQSNDNPFIESSQQPNVVDMRDVMVLNEIIEQAGRQSRASEQNVSVYYFSTAEDDDEGPTFKERLLEWLMKGIDFFCVWDCCWLWLEFQKYVALLVFDPFVELFITLCIVVNTLFMALDHHDMDKDMERALKSGNYFFTATFGIEAMLKLIAMSPKYYFQEGWNIFDFIIVALSLLELGLEGVQGLSVLRSFRLLRVFKLAKSWPALNLIISIMGRTVGALGNLTFVLCIIIFIFAVMGMQLFGKNYTDYVDRFPGGELPRWNFTDFMHSFMIVFRVLCGEWIESMWDCMLVGDVSCIPFFLATVVIGNLVVLNLFLALLLSNFGSSSLSTPTADQDTNKIAEAFNRISRFIDWVKKNAADFLKIVKSKLTNQIAIHAPERVDNELELGADIEDGVLFKDKKLKDQVEVAIGDGMEFTIPGDNKYKKGNILMNNINAITDNHTDNRINCEINHHGYPIQDDDTISQKSYGSHKIRSFKDESHKGSADTIDGEEKKDASKEELGLEEEMIEEEEDGKLDGLAKIDIKVAADEDVVDLTPADCCPEPCYARFPFLAGDDESPFWQGWATLRLKTFRLIENTYFETAVITMILLSSLALALEDVHLPHRPILQDILYYMDRIFTVIFFIEMLIKWLALGFQKYFTNAWCWLDFIIVMVSLINFVAALCGAGGIQAFKTMRTLRALRPLRAMSRMQGMRVVVNALVQAIPSIFNVLLVCLIFWLIFAIMGVQLFAGKYFKCVDMNHTTLSHEIIPDRNACILENYTWENSPMNFDHVGKAYLCLFQVATFKGWIQIMNDAIDSREVGRQPIRETNIYMYLYFVFFIIFGSFFTLNLFIGVIIDNFNEQKKKAGGSLEMFMTEDQKKYYNAMKKMGSKKPLKAIPRPRWRPQAIVFEIVTDKKFDMIIMLFIGFNMLTMTLDHYQQTETFSQILDYLNMIFIVIFSSECLLKIFALRYHYFVEPWNLFDFVVVMFSILSLVLSDIIEKYFVSPTLLRVVRVAKVGRVLRLVKGAKGIRTLLFALAMSLPALFNICLLLFLVMFIFAIFGMSFFMHVKNKGGLDDVYNFKTFVQSMILLFQMSTSAGWDGVLDGIINEEECDLPDNERGYPGNCGSATIGITYLLSYLVISFLIVINMYIAVILENYSQATEDVQEGLTDDDYDMYYEIWQRFDPEGTQYIRYEQLSDFLDVLEPPLQIHKPNKYKIISMDIPICRGDMMFCVDILDALTKDFFARKGNPIEEPGDIVGRPGEVGYEPVSSTLWRQREEYCARLIQHAWRRHRRAHSPAGEGVGGDGSGGECSAGGAETAVLLDSSGGSAHRVVLQGGGESPRPPEPAPPPAPV, via the exons ATGTCCGAAGACTTGGACTCGATCAGCGAGGAAGAACAAAGTTTGTTCCGACCTTTCACTAGAGAGTCATTGGCCGTTATCGAAGCCCGCATAGCTGAGGAGCATGCCAAGCAAAAAGAACTCGAAAAGAAACGCGCTGAAGGCGAG ACCGATTTGGGGCGgacgaaaaagaaaaaagaa GTGCGTTACGATGACGAGGACGAAGACGAAGGTCCTCAACCGGACGCGACCCTCGAGCAGGGTCTACCCCTGCCCGTACGGATGCAGGGATCCTTCCCCCCTGAACTATCCTCCACGCCTCTCGAAGACATCGATCCGTTCTACCAAAATCAAACC ACATTCGTAGTCATAAGCAAGGGTAGAGATATCTTCAGATTTTCGGCGACAGATGCGTTATGGATGTTGGATCCGTTCAACCCGATAAGGAGGGTCGCTATATACATACTTGTACATCCTCTTTTCTCTCTGTTCATCATTACAACGATCCTTGTCAATTGTATCTTAATGATAATGCCGACGACGCCAACCGTCGAAAGTACTGA AGTTATCTTTACCGGAATCTACACGTTTGAATCGGCGGTGAAAGTAATGGCCAGGGGTTTCATTCTACAGCCATTCACATACCTTAGAGATGCATGGAATTGGCTTGACTTCGTAGTTATAGCTTTAGC TTATGTGACGATGGGCATAGATCTCGGCAACTTGGCCGCTCTTAGAACGTTCAGAGTTCTCCGAGCGCTGAAGACTGTGGCCATCGTACCGG GGTTGAAGACTATCGTTGGTGCTGTCATAGAGTCTGTGAAAAATCTTCGCGATGTGATTATTTTGACAATGTTCTCGCTATCTGTATTTGCGTTAATGGGCCTACAAATCTACATGGGAGTGTTAACGCAGAAATGTGTAAAGGTATTCCCCGAAGACGGCAGTTGGGGCAACCTGACTGATGAGAACTGGGAGAGATTTTGTCAAAACGAAA cGAACTGGTATAGTGAAAATGACGACTATCCATTATGCGGGAACTCATCAGGAGCAGG AACATGTGAACCAGGCTACATATGTTTACAAGGGTACGGACCAAACCCAAACTACGGCTACACGAGTTTCGACACGTTCGGTTGGGCGTTTCTATCAGCTTTCAGATTGATGACGCAAGATTACTGggaaaatttatatcaactg GTTCTAAGGTCGGCTGGTTCATGGCACGTGCTGTTCTTCGTTGTGATCATTTTCCTCGGCTCTTTCTATCTCGTCAACTTGATCTTGGCCATCGTCGCCATGTCATACGACGAGTTGCAGAAGAAAGCAGAGGAGGAGGAACAGGCTGAAGAAGAAGCACTAAGG GAAGCGGAACAAAAGGCAGCGGCTCGAGCGGATAAGCAAGAAGCGAGGGAACAACACGCTCGCGAGCAAGCCGCCGCGGCGGAAGCAGCCGCATACGCCGAAGCACATCCTGCCAAGTCTCCCAGTGACTTCTCCTGCCAGAGCTACGAGTTGTTCGTCAACCAGGAGAGGGGCAATCAGGATGACAATACGAGGGAACGCATGTCCCTTCGTAGCGACCCCTTCCAGGATTCGGTGAGCACTCAGCCCACGCACAAGCCTGCCAACGACACCCACCACGACACAGCACGCCGGCAGAGGAAGGTCAGCATG GTCCCCCATCCTGAacgcattaataaatatggacAGTTGTCGTATGGGCCACTGCGGGAGGGCTCACAG GCTTCTTTATCACTACCTGGATCACCGTTCAATTTGCGACGCGGTTCCCGAGGATCTCATCAAATGGCGTTGAGACCGAACGGAAGGAATAGGTATCCACCGGGAGCCGATCGGAAACCACTTGTTTTATCAACATACTTGGACGCACAGGAACATCTGCCTTATGCTGATGACTCAAATGCAGTCACGCCCATGTCAGAGGAGAACGGCGCTATTATAATACCAGTCTACTATGCGAACTTGG GATCAAGACATTCCTCCTATACATCACACCAGTCTAGGCTATCATATACGTCGCACGGCGATCTCTTAGGGGGAAAAGCTCAAACCAAGGAGGCCAAACTTAGAGGGCGATCGGCATCCAGGAACCACAGCATTACTTCCCAACCTCACGCCTACGCGCTGCCCAGACAAGAGTCGTCGCTGGTATCTCGACCATTAAGAGAATAT gaAGTAAGTACAACGGAATGTACTGATGAGGCTGGCAAAGTTTTGAAACAATCAAATGATAATCCGTTCATTGAGTCATCACAGCAGCCAAATGTCGTTGATATGAGAG aTGTTATGGtactaaatgaaataattgaacaAGCTGGAAGGCAAAGTAGAGCGAGCGAGCAAAATG TGTCAGTATACTACTTCTCAACAGCTGAAGATGACGATGAAGGGCCCACATTCAAGGAGCGACTCCTGGAGTGGCTCATGAAAGGGATAGACTTCTTCTGTGTGTGGGATTGCTGCTGGTTATGGCTCGAGTTTCAGAAATACGTCGCACTCTTGGTGTTCGATCCGTTTGTAGAACTGTTCATCACGTTGTGTATCGTGGTCAATACTCTGTTTATGGCACTGGACCATCACGACATGGACAAAGATATGGAAAGAGCGTTGAAAAGTGGTAATTAT TTTTTCACGGCTACGTTCGGTATTGAAGCGATGCTAAAATTAATAGCAATGAGTCCCAAATATTACTTTCAAGAAGGATGGAACATATTCGACTTTATCATTGTGGCCTTATCATTATTGGAATTAGGACTGGAAGGGGTTCAGGGTTTGTCAGTATTGCGTTCATTCCGATTG ctaCGTGTATTTAAACTGGCTAAGTCTTGGCCGGCGCTAAACCTTATAATATCCATAATGGGTAGGACTGTGGGAGCTTTAGGGAACTTGACCTTTGTACTTTGCatcattatattcatatttgcCGTGATGGGGATGCAGTTGTTTGGGAAGAACTACACAG ATTACGTAGACCGTTTTCCTGGTGGAGAGCTCCCAAGGTGGAACTTCACGGATTTCATGCACAGTTTCATGATAGTATTCCGAGTATTATGTGGAGAATGGATAGAGAGTATGTGGGATTGCATGCTGGTTGGAGATGTTTCTTGTATACCTTTCTTCTTGGCAACGGTCGTTATTGGCAATCTTGTG GTACTTAACCTCTTCTTGGCCCTGTTACTGTCAAATTTTGGTTCGTCAAGTCTATCGACGCCAACAGCCGATCAGGACACGAACAAAATCGCGGAGGCTTTTAATAGAATATCCCGATTTATCGATTGGGTCAAAAAAAACGCAgccgattttttaaaaatagtcaaAAGCAAATTGACGAATCAGATTGCTATCCACGCTCCGG AACGAGTCGACAATGAACTGGAATTGGGTGCCGATATCGAAGACGGGGTTTTATTCAAAGACAAGAAACTAAAAGATCAAGTGGAGGTAGCTATAGGTGACGGAATGGAATTTACGATACCAG GcgacaataaatataaaaaaggaaatatattgatgaataatattaatgctaTAACGGATAATCATACTGACAATCGAATTAACTGTGAAATAAATCATCATGGTTATCCGATACAG GATGATGATACAATTAGTCAAAAATCTTATGGTAGTCATAAAATAAGATCATTTAAAGACGAAAGTCATAAAGGATCTGCGGATACGATAGACGGAGAAGAAAAGAAAGACGCAAGTAAAGAAGAATTAGGTTTAGAagaag AAATGATTGAAGAAGAGGAGGATGGAAAACTTGATGGCTTAgcaaaaatagatataaaggTGGCCGCAGACGAGGATGTAGTGGACCTCACACCAGCAGACTGTTGTCCAGAACCTTGCTATGCGCGCTTCCCCTTCTTAGCTGGAGATGACGAGTCTCCATTTTGGCAAGGCTGGGCAACCCTTAGACTGAAAACCTTCcgattaatagaaaatacctATTTCGAAACGGCTGTGATAACAATGATTTTACTTAGTAGTTTGGCATTG GCGTTAGAAGATGTCCATCTACCACATCGACCAATTCTTCAAGACATCTTATATTACATGGATCGTATATTCACagtaatattctttattgaGATGTTAATCAAATGGTTAGCTCTCGGATTTCAGAAGTACTTCACCAACGCCTGGTGCTGGCTCGATTTCATTATTGTCATG GTGTCGCTTATAAACTTCGTTGCGGCGCTTTGTGGCGCTGGAGGCATTCAAGCATTCAAAACGATGAGAACTCTCCGAGCCCTTCGACCACTCAGGGCTATGAGCCGCATGCAGGGCATGAGG GTTGTTGTAAACGCGTTAGTACAAGCCATTCCATCCATCTTCAACGTACTGCTCGTATGTCTTATCTTCTGGCTAATTTTCGCTATTATGGGAGTTCAACTGTTTgctggaaaatattttaag tgtGTCGACATGAACCATACAACACTGAGCCATGAAATAATTCCCGATCGTAACGCGTGCATTTTGGAAAATTACACATGGGAAAATTCACCGATGAACTTCGATCACGTCGGAAAAGCTTACCTATGTTTGTTCCAAGTGGCCACGTTCAAAGGCTGGATACAAATCATGAATGATGCTATCGACTCGCGAGAG gTCGGCCGCCAACCAATCAGAGAAACTAATATCTACATGTACCTGTACTTCgtgttctttattatatttgggtCTTTCTTCACCCTTAACCTATTTATAGGAGTAATCATTGACAACTTTAACGAACAAAAGAAAAAGGCTGGTGGAAGTCTTGAAATGTTCATGACTGAGGATCAGAAGAAATATTACAATGCTATGAAGAAAATGGGATCCAAGAAACCGTTGAAAGCTATCCCAAGACCAAGA TGGCGACCACAAGCGATAGTATTCGAGATTGTGACGGATAAGAAGTTCGACATGATTATCATGTTGTTCATCGGTTTCAATATGTTAACGATGACACTAGATCACTATCAACAAACAGAAACGTTCAGCCAGATCCTGGATTATCTAAATATGATCTTCATCGTTATATTTAGTTCAGAGTGTCTgttgaaaatatttgcattgCGCTATCACTATTTCGTTGAACCTTGGAATCTATTTGATTTCGTCGTTGTCATGTTTTCTATTCTCA GTCTGGTGTTAAGTGACATTAttgagaaatattttgtatctcCAACTTTGTTGAGAGTAGTGAGAGTGGCAAAAGTTGGTAGAGTGTTGCGTCTTGTAAAAGGAGCTAAGGGTATTAGAACTCTACTGTTTGCCTTAGCGATGTCACTACCCGCTCTTTTCAATATCTGTTTACTACTTTTCTtggtcatgtttatttttgcGATATTTGGAATGTCGTTCTTTATGCACGTTAAAAATAAAGGAGGCCTTGATGACGTCTACAACTTCAAGACTTTCGTGCAGAGTATGATTCTACTCTTCCAG ATGTCAACGTCAGCGGGTTGGGATGGCGTTTTAGATGGAATAATCAACGAAGAAGAGTGTGATTTACCAGATAACGAACGAGGGTATCCCGGTAACTGTGGTTCTGCGACCATTGGGATCACGTACTTACTGTCTTATTTGGTCATATCTTTCCTAATCGTTATCAACATGTACATTGCCGTCATTCTCGAGAATTACTCTCAG GCGACCGAAGACGTGCAAGAAGGTTTGACCGACGACGACTACGACATGTACTATGAAATTTGGCAAAGATTCGATCCGGAAGGAACTCAGTACATCCGCTACGAGCAACTGTCAGACTTCCTCGACGTCCTCGAACCGCCACTACAGATTCACAAAccgaataaatacaaaatcatatCTATGGATATTCCGATCTGTCGCGGCGACATGATGTTCTGCGTGGACATCCTGGACGCCCTGACGAAAGACTTCTTTGCCCGAAAGGGCAACCCTATCGAGGAGCCCGGAGACATCGTGGGTCGGCCGGGCGAGGTCGGCTATGAGCCGGTGTCCTCGACGCTATGGCGACAACGCGAGGAGTACTGCGCGAGGCTGATCCAGCACGCTTGGCGGCGGCATCGGCGCGCGCATTCGCCTGCCGGAGAGGGCGTGGGCGGGGACGGCTCGGGTGGCGAGTGCAGCGCGGGCGGCGCCGAGACGGCCGTGCTGCTAGACTCTTCGGGCGGCAGTGCGCACCGTGTGGTGCTGCAGGGAGGTGGAGAGTCTCCTCGCCCGCCCGAGCCGGCGCCGCCGCCCGCGCCCGTCTGA